The following coding sequences are from one Epilithonimonas vandammei window:
- a CDS encoding aminopeptidase P family protein has protein sequence MTTKYEKIPSSLFVKNRKKFAEKLLPKSLAIFNSNDIYPISADSTMPFQQHRDIFYLSGVDQEESILVIFPDAYLEENREILFVRETNDHIAVWEGEKLSKDQAYELSGIKTVYWLSDFEKVFKNLMYEAENVYLNKNEHYRNSVETELREDRFIKKVQTDFPLHNYKRSNPILQHLRSIKEPEELALIQNACNITEKGIRRLLAFIKPGVWEYEIEAELIHEFVKNRSRGFAYTPIIASGNNSIVLHYIANNQQTKDGDLILLDVGAEYANYSSDLTRTIPVNGKFTARQKEIYNAVLRCKIEAEDRLVAGNNWYRFHKEMGEVYTSELLQLGLIDKADIQNEDPKWPAYKKYMMHGTSHHMGLDTHDYGILTDDFVENMVFTNEPGFYIAAEGFGVRIEDDYVIQSSGKPFNLMANIPITVEEIEDVMNS, from the coding sequence ATGACAACAAAATACGAAAAGATCCCAAGCTCATTGTTTGTAAAAAACCGAAAAAAGTTTGCAGAAAAACTACTTCCAAAATCTCTGGCGATTTTTAACTCCAACGATATCTATCCCATCAGTGCAGATTCTACAATGCCCTTTCAGCAGCACCGTGATATTTTTTATTTAAGTGGTGTAGATCAGGAAGAGAGTATTCTTGTAATTTTTCCTGATGCTTATCTGGAAGAGAACAGGGAGATTTTGTTTGTACGTGAAACGAATGATCATATTGCAGTTTGGGAAGGAGAAAAGCTTTCTAAAGATCAGGCTTATGAATTGTCAGGTATTAAAACGGTGTACTGGCTCAGTGACTTCGAAAAAGTTTTTAAAAACTTGATGTACGAAGCAGAAAATGTTTATCTCAACAAAAATGAACATTATAGAAATTCCGTAGAAACAGAACTGAGGGAAGATCGTTTCATCAAGAAAGTGCAGACAGATTTTCCGCTGCACAATTATAAAAGGAGTAACCCAATTCTCCAGCACTTGAGAAGCATCAAGGAACCAGAAGAGTTAGCTTTGATTCAAAATGCTTGTAATATTACCGAAAAGGGAATCAGAAGATTATTAGCTTTTATCAAACCAGGCGTATGGGAATACGAAATTGAAGCTGAACTGATTCACGAATTTGTAAAAAACAGAAGCCGGGGATTTGCTTACACACCAATTATCGCTAGTGGAAATAATTCAATCGTTCTCCACTATATTGCTAATAACCAGCAAACTAAAGATGGTGATTTGATTCTTTTGGATGTTGGTGCAGAATATGCGAATTACTCCAGCGATTTGACGCGAACAATTCCCGTAAACGGAAAGTTTACTGCCAGACAAAAAGAAATCTATAATGCCGTATTAAGATGTAAAATTGAAGCAGAGGATCGTCTGGTAGCAGGAAATAACTGGTACAGATTCCACAAAGAAATGGGAGAGGTGTACACTTCAGAATTGCTTCAATTAGGATTAATTGACAAAGCTGATATTCAGAACGAAGACCCAAAATGGCCTGCTTACAAAAAATATATGATGCACGGAACTTCCCACCATATGGGATTAGACACGCACGATTATGGAATCTTAACCGATGATTTTGTAGAGAATATGGTGTTCACAAACGAACCTGGTTTCTATATTGCGGCAGAAGGATTTGGAGTTAGAATTGAGGACGACTATGTAATCCAGTCTTCAGGAAAACCATTTAACTTGATGGCGAATATACCGATCACCGTGGAAGAAATTGAGGATGTGATGAATT
- a CDS encoding ABC transporter permease produces the protein MKNAFYIASRYLIAKKGSTAVTFITWLAAFAMVAAVAAMFIIISVFSGLEDLNKQMIANLHADLTIKSKTGKVLKDIGLIKSVLKKESAVAYFSSVIEEKVYLGYKDNGEIAYLRGVDSAYTNVNPINENIFYGKYPDFKYSNEVIMENGLDNRLSLPVNSSQDFATVLMPKPGKGIIQSENDIFNKREIYVTGVFPGNDQLDNYIIAPIELAQQLLDLHKNDCYQIVIKLKNPADAERIKANLTKQIGNIADIKTKSEENAAFWKMINTEKLMIYLIFGLVIFITTFNLAGAITILQLDKKDQAKSLIALGFNLKNLRFIYFFTGFLIVSAGVVCGLIIGSVICYIQISTGFFKASENLAFPVKIQLINYLTVSAIAFFFGLSISWIFSKVNKRYIRTTN, from the coding sequence TTGAAAAATGCTTTTTACATAGCATCGCGCTACCTTATAGCGAAAAAAGGAAGCACAGCAGTCACGTTCATCACCTGGCTTGCAGCATTTGCAATGGTGGCGGCTGTGGCAGCTATGTTTATTATTATTTCTGTTTTTTCCGGTCTGGAAGATCTTAATAAGCAGATGATAGCCAATCTGCATGCAGACCTCACTATCAAAAGCAAGACAGGAAAAGTTTTAAAAGATATCGGACTAATAAAGAGTGTGCTGAAGAAAGAATCTGCCGTTGCTTATTTTTCATCTGTTATAGAAGAAAAAGTATATCTGGGCTATAAAGACAATGGTGAGATTGCCTATCTTCGGGGTGTAGATTCTGCTTACACCAATGTTAATCCTATAAACGAAAACATTTTCTACGGAAAATACCCGGACTTCAAGTACAGCAATGAGGTGATTATGGAAAATGGTTTGGACAATAGATTGTCTCTTCCTGTGAACTCCAGTCAGGACTTTGCAACAGTTCTTATGCCAAAGCCAGGAAAAGGAATTATACAAAGTGAAAATGATATTTTCAATAAGAGAGAAATCTATGTGACAGGCGTTTTCCCGGGAAATGACCAATTGGACAATTACATTATTGCACCGATAGAGCTTGCTCAGCAGCTTTTGGATCTGCACAAAAATGATTGCTATCAGATTGTTATTAAGCTTAAAAATCCGGCTGACGCAGAACGCATAAAAGCCAACCTTACAAAACAAATTGGAAATATTGCAGATATAAAGACCAAATCCGAAGAAAACGCTGCATTTTGGAAAATGATCAATACAGAAAAACTGATGATCTATCTTATTTTCGGACTGGTCATTTTCATCACGACATTCAATCTCGCCGGAGCGATCACAATTTTACAGCTGGATAAGAAAGATCAGGCAAAATCATTGATTGCACTTGGATTTAATCTTAAAAATCTGAGATTTATTTACTTTTTTACAGGCTTTTTAATTGTATCTGCGGGAGTCGTTTGCGGTCTTATTATCGGCTCTGTCATTTGCTATATCCAGATTAGCACAGGCTTTTTCAAAGCTAGTGAAAATCTAGCATTTCCCGTAAAAATTCAATTGATCAATTACCTTACAGTTTCCGCGATCGCTTTCTTTTTTGGATTATCCATTTCGTGGATTTTTTCTAAGGTGAACAAAAGATACATCCGCACGACCAATTAA
- the rbfA gene encoding 30S ribosome-binding factor RbfA, whose amino-acid sequence MESNRQRKVAQIIQEDMAEIFRKQASDSKQSFLVSVSDVKVTPDLGIAKIYLSIFPAELREPIMKEINENNAFYRNYLGQKMAKQVRIIPQLVFYIDTSLDDVERIEKELKGEGDNPIL is encoded by the coding sequence ATGGAAAGCAACAGACAAAGAAAAGTAGCACAGATTATACAGGAAGACATGGCAGAAATCTTCCGTAAACAGGCTTCAGACAGCAAGCAGAGTTTTTTGGTTTCTGTTTCGGATGTTAAAGTAACACCGGATCTTGGAATCGCAAAAATATACCTCAGTATTTTCCCGGCTGAACTGCGAGAGCCTATTATGAAGGAAATCAATGAGAACAATGCCTTCTACCGTAATTATCTCGGACAGAAAATGGCAAAACAGGTTCGTATCATCCCCCAACTGGTTTTCTACATAGACACGAGTCTGGATGACGTAGAACGCATCGAAAAAGAACTAAAAGGCGAAGGAGACAATCCAATTCTGTAG
- a CDS encoding alpha/beta hydrolase yields the protein MNVKYSILLVVSLIILSILSYKLSLKTINSNVSLPKPALNYNLHRDIIYKNTPENIPLKLDIYQPKKSTGKKLPVVIYIHGGAWSMGSKEMITYKFRAYVLNKLLQNQYTVISADFTNINSQNHLDRSLQDIKDVLKWVTNKSEVYNLDIENIGIWGGSSGAHLAMLTAYMQNNNSLQNLPLLHYAIDFYGPTDLNELFRTDAHPVIQKWFKFYYPKTHKTRNKKILELTGFDVEKQKYEAIKPLRKLSPANYVTKHTVPTLIFHGNQDDVVDVRQSEHLVEKLQDHKIKHQYFLVHNANHTFNNINSEDANDIAQKIVNFIKHYTKRQE from the coding sequence ATGAACGTAAAATATAGTATCCTACTTGTTGTTTCCTTAATTATTCTGAGTATCCTAAGCTACAAACTAAGCCTTAAAACTATTAATTCAAATGTCAGTTTACCAAAGCCAGCACTAAACTATAATTTGCATCGGGATATTATTTATAAAAACACCCCAGAAAATATCCCTTTGAAATTGGACATCTATCAGCCAAAAAAATCAACCGGTAAAAAGTTACCTGTTGTAATATACATCCATGGTGGCGCTTGGTCTATGGGTAGTAAGGAAATGATTACGTATAAATTCCGTGCATATGTTCTAAATAAGCTACTCCAAAATCAGTACACAGTCATCAGCGCAGACTTCACCAATATCAATTCTCAAAATCACCTGGACAGAAGCCTACAGGACATTAAAGATGTTTTAAAATGGGTTACAAACAAAAGCGAAGTATATAATTTAGATATAGAAAACATAGGAATCTGGGGCGGTTCTTCTGGTGCACATCTAGCGATGCTTACGGCTTATATGCAAAATAATAACAGCTTACAAAATCTTCCACTACTCCACTATGCAATCGATTTTTACGGTCCCACAGATCTGAATGAACTTTTCCGTACAGATGCCCATCCTGTTATTCAGAAATGGTTTAAGTTTTATTATCCAAAAACTCATAAAACCAGAAATAAAAAAATATTGGAGCTTACAGGCTTTGATGTGGAAAAACAGAAATATGAAGCAATAAAACCTCTCAGAAAGCTCTCGCCAGCGAATTATGTTACCAAACACACCGTTCCGACATTAATATTTCACGGAAATCAAGATGATGTTGTAGATGTGAGGCAATCTGAACATTTGGTTGAAAAGCTTCAAGATCATAAAATCAAGCATCAGTATTTTCTAGTACACAATGCCAACCATACCTTTAATAATATCAATTCGGAAGATGCTAATGACATAGCACAAAAAATAGTAAATTTCATCAAGCATTACACAAAAAGACAAGAATAA